The Oscillospiraceae bacterium genome contains a region encoding:
- the ppa gene encoding inorganic pyrophosphatase encodes METLMSNIWHDMNPARITAEDFVAVIEIEKGSKKKYELDKETGMIILDRILYTSTHYPANYGLIPRTLSDDGDPLDVLVLSSEVIQPMSLVRCYPIGVFTMLDGGKLDEKILAIPFSDPTYNTYHDISDLPAHIFTEMRHFFQVYKNLEDKETVVNEEQGREAAMEIIDKCREAYIEAYCK; translated from the coding sequence ATGGAAACGCTGATGTCGAACATTTGGCATGATATGAACCCCGCCCGCATCACCGCTGAGGATTTTGTGGCCGTGATCGAGATCGAAAAAGGCTCCAAGAAAAAATACGAGCTGGACAAAGAAACCGGTATGATCATTCTCGACCGGATCCTTTACACCTCAACCCACTACCCCGCCAACTATGGGCTGATCCCCCGCACCCTCTCAGACGACGGCGATCCCCTGGATGTACTGGTGCTCTCCAGCGAGGTGATCCAGCCCATGAGCCTGGTGCGCTGCTACCCCATCGGCGTGTTCACCATGCTGGACGGCGGCAAGCTGGATGAAAAAATCCTTGCCATTCCTTTCAGCGACCCCACTTATAACACCTATCATGACATCTCAGACCTCCCCGCCCACATTTTTACCGAAATGCGCCACTTTTTCCAGGTATATAAAAACCTGGAGGATAAAGAAACAGTGGTAAACGAGGAGCAGGGCCGCGAGGCCGCTATGGAAATCATCGACAAATGCCGTGAAGCCTATATCGAGGCCTATTGCAAATAA
- a CDS encoding acetyltransferase: MNIREAGEEDLYGLLKLYTQLHENPMPRMDQQLLQLWNSMVQDENHHIVIAQEGNKIVSSCVLVIVPNLTHGQRPYALIENVITSEAFRNQGLASACLAFAKQIAVEHHCYKIMLLTGSKKENTLNFYRKAGYNSEDKTAFVQWL, from the coding sequence ATGAATATCAGAGAAGCCGGGGAAGAAGATCTTTATGGGCTGCTGAAACTGTATACGCAGCTGCATGAGAACCCAATGCCCAGAATGGATCAGCAGCTTTTGCAGCTTTGGAACAGTATGGTGCAGGATGAAAATCATCACATCGTGATTGCACAGGAGGGGAACAAGATTGTTTCGTCCTGTGTTCTTGTTATAGTACCGAATCTTACACACGGCCAGCGGCCATATGCGCTGATCGAAAACGTGATAACCAGCGAGGCATTCAGAAACCAGGGGCTTGCATCTGCCTGCCTCGCGTTTGCAAAACAAATTGCAGTGGAGCATCATTGCTATAAAATAATGCTGCTCACTGGCAGCAAGAAAGAAAATACGCTGAATTTTTACCGCAAAGCAGGTTATAATTCTGAGGATAAAACTGCATTCGTCCAGTGGCTGTAG
- the dapA1_1 gene encoding dihydrodipicolinate synthase family protein encodes MSKISFMTPVVTAFNLDGSLDVQGNKNVYEHLIKGGVDGIVVMGSTGEFFSMSMQDKKKLVDVAAETIKGRTRLLIGASCMDWRETVELGNYAIDAGAEAVMIVPPYYFALSDASVMEYYGKVAPAIHGDILLYNFPDRTGYDLKPEIILELARAHKNIVGLKDTVEKMGHTREVIKALRPEFPEFEILSGYDDNLVHNVMSGGNGCIGGLSNLAPEITSAWAKAVREGDLEGMIKGQRTIDQMMDLYAIGTPFIPISKRAMQLRGIEISDTCTVPFLPATADQEAQIKAFMTRVGLL; translated from the coding sequence ATGAGCAAAATCAGTTTTATGACGCCCGTGGTGACTGCTTTTAACCTGGACGGCTCCCTGGATGTGCAGGGCAATAAAAATGTTTACGAGCACCTGATCAAGGGCGGTGTGGACGGCATTGTGGTCATGGGCAGCACCGGCGAGTTCTTCAGCATGTCGATGCAGGACAAAAAGAAACTGGTGGATGTGGCCGCCGAAACCATCAAGGGCCGCACCCGGCTGCTGATCGGCGCCAGCTGCATGGATTGGCGCGAGACCGTGGAACTGGGGAACTACGCCATCGACGCGGGCGCTGAGGCCGTGATGATCGTTCCGCCCTATTACTTTGCCTTGAGCGACGCCAGTGTGATGGAGTATTACGGCAAGGTGGCCCCCGCCATTCACGGCGATATCCTGCTGTACAACTTCCCGGACCGCACCGGCTACGACCTGAAACCTGAGATCATTCTTGAACTGGCCCGCGCACACAAGAACATCGTGGGCCTGAAGGATACAGTGGAAAAAATGGGGCACACCCGCGAAGTGATCAAAGCCCTGCGGCCTGAGTTCCCCGAGTTCGAGATTCTGTCCGGCTACGACGACAACCTGGTACATAATGTGATGAGCGGCGGCAATGGCTGCATCGGCGGCCTTTCGAATCTGGCGCCTGAGATCACCAGCGCCTGGGCCAAGGCCGTGCGCGAGGGCGATCTGGAAGGTATGATAAAAGGGCAGCGCACCATTGACCAGATGATGGACCTGTACGCCATTGGTACCCCCTTTATTCCCATCAGCAAACGCGCCATGCAGCTGCGCGGCATTGAAATCAGCGACACCTGCACGGTGCCCTTCCTGCCTGCCACTGCAGATCAGGAAGCGCAGATCAAGGCCTTTATGACCCGTGTGGGCCTGCTGTGA
- a CDS encoding hydrolase produces the protein MRFVRYRAEGAEALGILDAGGERVAPLEQFEGCGFADMNELIRELGPAQRGALEAFARGEAPAARLLPLAEVELLAPIGRPVHDILCVGVNYQAHFDECERAIQMKQAAAAVYFAKRACRLLGPGEAIESHRALDEALDYEVELAVVLGKGGRDIPPERAEEHIFGYSVFNDVSARTLQSSHAQWLRGKSLDGFAVMGPALVTGDEVAFPPELEVESRVNGEVRQHANTRAFIRGVAEVISELSRGMTLEAGDIIATGTPAGVGMGFDPPRYMKPGDVVECEVQGLGVLRNPVKE, from the coding sequence ATGCGATTTGTGCGATACAGGGCGGAGGGCGCGGAAGCTCTGGGCATACTGGATGCCGGAGGGGAACGCGTTGCGCCGCTGGAACAGTTTGAGGGGTGCGGCTTTGCCGATATGAACGAGCTGATCCGGGAGCTCGGCCCCGCCCAGCGGGGGGCGCTGGAGGCCTTTGCGCGGGGAGAAGCCCCGGCGGCGAGGCTGCTGCCCCTGGCCGAAGTGGAGCTGCTGGCCCCCATCGGGCGCCCGGTGCACGACATTTTGTGCGTTGGGGTGAACTACCAGGCCCATTTTGACGAGTGCGAGCGTGCGATCCAGATGAAGCAGGCGGCGGCAGCGGTGTACTTTGCCAAGCGTGCGTGCCGGCTGCTGGGGCCGGGAGAGGCGATCGAGAGCCACCGGGCGCTGGACGAGGCGCTGGACTACGAGGTGGAGCTGGCGGTGGTGCTGGGCAAGGGCGGGCGCGACATCCCGCCGGAGCGGGCGGAGGAACACATTTTCGGCTACAGCGTGTTCAACGATGTGTCGGCCCGGACGCTGCAGAGCAGCCATGCACAGTGGCTGCGGGGCAAAAGCCTGGACGGGTTTGCAGTGATGGGGCCGGCCCTGGTGACGGGGGACGAGGTGGCCTTTCCGCCGGAGCTGGAGGTAGAGAGCCGGGTGAACGGCGAGGTGCGGCAGCACGCCAACACGCGGGCGTTCATCCGTGGCGTGGCGGAAGTGATCAGCGAACTGTCGCGCGGGATGACGCTGGAGGCGGGGGACATCATTGCCACCGGGACCCCCGCGGGCGTGGGGATGGGATTTGACCCGCCCCGTTACATGAAGCCGGGGGATGTGGTGGAATGCGAGGTACAGGGCCTCGGCGTGCTGCGCAACCCCGTTAAAGAGTGA
- a CDS encoding D-galactarate dehydratase, with translation MINAMIIDPKDNVVVAIEPIKAGDEVSYMLEGQTCSLYAATDVTIYHKLARADIAKGEPICKYGQHIGVAACDIKAGSHVHVHNVESKREDLTD, from the coding sequence ATGATTAACGCTATGATCATTGACCCGAAGGACAACGTGGTCGTGGCCATCGAGCCCATTAAGGCGGGCGACGAGGTAAGCTATATGCTGGAGGGGCAGACCTGCAGCCTGTATGCCGCCACGGATGTGACCATCTACCACAAGCTGGCCCGCGCGGATATTGCCAAAGGCGAGCCCATCTGCAAATACGGCCAGCACATCGGCGTGGCCGCCTGCGACATCAAGGCTGGCTCCCACGTGCATGTGCACAATGTGGAGAGCAAGCGTGAGGACTTGACCGACTGA
- the uxaA_1 gene encoding carbohydrate hydrolase, producing MTFYGYKRPDGRVGVRNHVLILPASVCASDTTRIIASQVTGAVTFNNQLGCSQVPVDQAYTMDVMAGFAANPNIYGTVVVSLGCENCQMDLVVKAIEERTNKPIRQVIIQEAGGTLKAIEAAVRYAKEMVAEASLLRREEFPISELIVGTECGGSDPTSGLAANPLIGQMSDLLVEAGATTVLSETTEFIGGEHLLAARAVNQEVHDRIYEIVHRYEKSLQMVGEEVREGNPSPGNKAGGLTTLEEKSLGCIHKGGHAPVSNVYDYAKPLKSHEGLVIMDTPGNDPSSVAAMVAGGCQIIVFSSGRGTPTGNPIAPVIKITGNRETYKKMSDNIDVDASPIIYGSKTLEGMGGELLDLVVKTANGQQTKAESLGYVEISIARVCNFT from the coding sequence ATGACTTTTTACGGTTATAAACGCCCGGACGGCCGGGTGGGCGTGCGCAACCATGTGCTGATTCTGCCCGCCAGCGTCTGCGCTTCGGACACCACCCGCATTATTGCATCCCAGGTGACCGGCGCTGTTACTTTTAACAACCAGCTGGGCTGCAGCCAGGTACCTGTGGACCAGGCCTACACCATGGATGTGATGGCCGGGTTTGCCGCGAACCCCAACATTTACGGCACCGTGGTGGTGAGCCTGGGGTGCGAAAACTGCCAGATGGACCTGGTTGTGAAAGCCATTGAGGAGCGCACCAACAAGCCCATCCGGCAGGTGATCATCCAGGAGGCCGGCGGCACCCTGAAGGCCATTGAGGCGGCGGTGCGTTACGCCAAGGAGATGGTGGCCGAGGCCAGCCTTCTGCGCCGGGAGGAGTTCCCCATCAGCGAGCTGATTGTGGGCACCGAATGCGGCGGGTCTGACCCCACCAGCGGCCTGGCGGCGAACCCCCTGATCGGGCAGATGAGCGATCTGTTGGTGGAGGCCGGCGCGACCACCGTTTTGAGCGAGACCACCGAGTTCATTGGGGGCGAGCACCTGCTGGCCGCCCGCGCGGTGAACCAGGAGGTACACGACCGCATCTATGAAATTGTGCATCGCTATGAAAAAAGCCTGCAGATGGTGGGCGAGGAGGTGCGCGAGGGCAACCCCAGCCCTGGCAACAAGGCCGGCGGCCTGACCACCCTGGAGGAAAAGAGCCTGGGCTGCATCCATAAGGGCGGCCACGCCCCGGTGAGCAATGTGTATGACTACGCCAAGCCCCTGAAGAGCCACGAGGGCCTGGTGATCATGGATACCCCGGGCAACGACCCCTCTTCGGTAGCGGCCATGGTGGCGGGCGGCTGCCAGATTATTGTGTTCTCCAGCGGCCGCGGCACCCCCACCGGCAACCCCATTGCGCCGGTCATTAAGATCACCGGTAACCGGGAGACCTATAAAAAGATGAGCGACAACATTGATGTGGATGCAAGCCCCATTATCTATGGATCCAAGACCCTGGAGGGTATGGGCGGTGAGTTGCTGGACCTGGTAGTGAAAACAGCCAATGGGCAGCAGACCAAAGCCGAGAGCCTGGGCTATGTGGAGATCTCCATTGCCCGCGTCTGCAATTTCACCTGA